From a region of the Capricornis sumatraensis isolate serow.1 chromosome 22, serow.2, whole genome shotgun sequence genome:
- the ABT1 gene encoding activator of basal transcription 1, with the protein MEVEGLELGAAELGPLEGSDQKLEAEEEQEESEEAAGGSKKRVVPGIVYLGHIPPRFRPLHVRNLLSAYGEVGRVFFQAEDGFVRRKKKAAAASTSGGKKRSKYSKDYTEGWVEFRDKRVAKRVAASLHNTPMGSRRRSPFRYDLWNLKYLHRFTWSHLSEHLAFERQVRRQRLRAEVAQAKRETDFYLRSVERGKRFLAADGDSTRPNGSWAFAQRPTEQELRARKAARPGERELARLANAQDQARSNRGLLAKIFGAPTPSENRGDSSPVRNS; encoded by the exons ATGGAGGTAGAGGGTTTGGAGCTGGGCGCCGCGGAGCTGGGGCCTCTGGAAGGGAGTGACCAGAAactggaggcagaggaggaacAGGAGGAATCTGAAGAGGCGGCTGGTGGCAGCAAGAAACGGGTAGTGCCGGGCATTGTGTACCTGGGCCACATCCCGCCCCGCTTTAGGCCTTTACACGTACGGAACCTTCTCAGCGCCTACGGGGAGGTCGGGCGTGTTTTTTTCCAGGCTGAGG ACGGGTTCGTGAGGCGCAAGAAGAAGGCAGCAGCTGCCTCCACCTCCGGAGGGAAAAAGCGGTCCAAGTACAGCAAGGACTACACGGAGGGCTGGGTGGAGTTCCGGGACAAGCGAGTAGCCAAGCGTGTGGCGGCCAGTCTTCACAACACGCCCATGGGCTCTCGCAGGCGCAGCCCCTTCCGTTATGACCTGTGGAACCTCAAG TACCTGCACCGTTTTACTTGGTCCCACCTCAGCGAGCATCTTGCTTTTGAGCGCCAGGTGCGCAGGCAGCGTCTGAGGGCTGAGGTTGCCCAGGCCAAGCGTGAGACTGACTTCTATCTTCGAAGTGTGGAGCGCGGAAAGCGTTTTCTTGCGGCTGATGGGGACTCTACCCGCCCGAATGGTTCCTGGGCCTTTGCCCAGCGTCCTACTGAGCAGGAGCTAAGGGCCCGGAAGGCAGCTCGGCCAGGGGAACGTGAACTAGCTCGCCTGGCTAACGCTCAGGACCAGGCCCGCTCCAACCGAGGGCTTCTTGCCAAGATCTTTGGAGCCCCTACACCCTCAGAGAACAGGGGGGACTCCTCACCGGTCAGGAACTCATGA
- the LOC138069358 gene encoding olfactory receptor 2M3-like gives MEQDNQTFNPEFILMGIFSYTPTHIFLFSLVLGIFTMALLANTLMVLLIYLDPRLHTPMYFLLSQLSLMDLMLICTTVPKMVHSYLSGRKSISVAGCEAQIFLYVSLLGAECFLLAVMAYDRYVAICYPLQYPSLMNWKLCGLMAASTWILGAFDGIVDVAATMSFSYCGSREIAQFFCDVPALLHLSCMDTSTFETLIFICCVVMLLLPLSLIIISYTRVIITVIRMSCGEGRHKAFTTCTSHLIVVGMYYGAAMFIYMRPTSNRSATQDKTVSAFYTILTPTLNPLIYSLRNKDVAKAFSRVLGKR, from the coding sequence ATGGAACAGGACAATCAGACATTCAACCCTGAGTTCATCTTGATGGGAATTTTTAGTTACACGCCCACTCacatctttctcttctctctggtcCTGGGCATCTTCACAATGGCGCTCTTGGCAAACACTCTCATGGTTCTCCTCATCTACCTGGACCCGCggctccacacccccatgtacttcctCCTCAGCCAGCTCTCCCTCATGGACCTCATGCTCATCTGCACCACTGTACCCAAGATGGTCCACAGCTACCTGTCTGGCAGGAAGTCCATTTCTGTAGCAGGATGTGAAGCCCAAATATTCCTCTATGTGTCTCTCCTTGGTGCTGAGTGCTTCTTGTTGGCtgtcatggcctatgaccgctatgttgCCATTTGCTATCCTCTTCAGTACCCCAGTCTCATGAACTGGAAACTTTGTGGACTCATGGCTGCCTCTACATGGATTCTTGGTGCCTTTGATGGGATTGTTGATGTAGCTGCTACTATGTCTTTCTCCTATTGTGGATCCCGAGAAATAGCTCAGTTCTTCTGTGATGTCCCAGCACTCCTACATCTCTCCTGCATGGATACTTCCACATTTGAAACACTTATTTTCATCTGTTGTGTAGTAATGCTCCTCCTCCCTCTGTCACTCATCATCATCTCCTACACACGTGTAATTATAACTGTCATTCGCATGAGTTGTGGGGAGGGTCGGCACAAGGCTTTCACCACCTGTACTTCACATCTTATTGTTGTGGGGATGTATTATGGAGCAGCTATGTTCATATATATGAGACCCACTTCTAATAGATCCGCCACTCAGGACAAGACGGTGTCAGCCTTCTACACCATTCTCACTCCCACGCTGAATCCCCTTATATACAGTCTCCGGAACAAAGATGTGGCCAAAGCATTCAGTAGGGTACTAGGGAAGAGGTAA